One genomic window of Quercus robur chromosome 6, dhQueRobu3.1, whole genome shotgun sequence includes the following:
- the LOC126733221 gene encoding WEB family protein At3g51220-like: MDHSEESGVVVMGRAEIDTRAPFKSVKEAVMLFGERVLAGEIYANKLKEMQAGARETGQAQSRIGALTAELEETKQSLQKAKEEGSLMANCINSLREELEQSKKELQELKTLEFQKEPVDPNLEDLKFIENATKVDINIQNEEAKEFQKKRYVKFASPPSLAQVIINKDEVPERSPSVKKTKKKKPLIPLIGWLFSKKKGAHEGESP, translated from the exons ATGGATCATAGCGAAGAGAGTGGAGTAGTGGTCATGGGACGAGCAGAGATTGACACGCGAGCGCCTTTCAAGTCAGTTAAAGAAGCAGTAATGTTGTTCGGGGAAAGAGTTTTAGCTGGGGAAATCTACGCCAACAAGCTCAAAGAG ATGCAAGCTGGAGCACGTGAAACTGGGCAAGCTCAATCCAGAATTGGGGCCTTAACAGCTGAGcttgaagaaacaaagcaaagccttcaaaaagccaaagaagaAGGTAGCTTAATGGCAAATTGCATAAATTCTCTTAGAGAAGAGCTTGAGCAATCAAAGAAAGAGCTACAAGAGTTGAAGACATTAGAATTCCAAAAAGAGCCAGTTGATCCTAACCTCGAAGACCTCAAATTCATTGAAAATGCAACAAAAGTGGACATCAATATACAAAATGAAGAAGCAAAGGAGTTTCAAAAAAAGAGATACGTGAAGTTTGCCAGCCCTCCTTCATTGGCTCAAGTTATTATCAATAAAGATGAAGTACCAGAGAGATCTCCTTCTGTtaagaagacaaagaagaagaagccattaaTACCACTTATAGGatggcttttttcaaaaaagaagggAGCCCACGAAGGTGAGTCTCCCTGA